Proteins encoded together in one Coffea arabica cultivar ET-39 chromosome 2c, Coffea Arabica ET-39 HiFi, whole genome shotgun sequence window:
- the LOC113723970 gene encoding uncharacterized protein, with the protein MKPPGITEEQIKLRAFPFSLKDAAKDWLYYLPAGTITTWAQVKKKFFKKFFPVSRGASLRKEICSIKQYPGESLYDYWERFNKLCTRCPQYQISEQLLIQYFYEGLQPSDRSIIDAASGEALANKIPREAWLFIESMAKNSQQFGFRESNPTRRVNEVETSSIQQQISELTSFVRQLAVGNMHQAKACGICINVGHPTDSCPLLQEDGAEQVNMAGGVPVPRRPYDPYSSTYNPGWRDHPNFSYGNKPHNSFFNCPPGFQQPWQPKAQPSSSSSGNSLEEIVKSLATTTTQLQQETRTLVTTTAQL; encoded by the coding sequence ATGAAGCCTCCAGGCATTACAGAGGAGCAGATTAAACTCAGGGCATTTCCTTTCTCCCTTAAGGACGCAGCAAAGGATTGGTTATACTACCTACCTGCAGGTACTATCACCACATGGGCCCAGGTTaagaagaaattttttaaaaaattctttcCTGTATCCCGGGGTGCAAGTCTAAGAAAAGAGATATGCAGTATTAAGCAGTATCCTGGAGAATCTCTATATGATTACTGGGAAAGGTTCAATAAGTTATGCACTAGATGCCCACAGTATCAAATTAGTGAACAATTATTGATCCAATACTTCTACGAGGGACTCCAACCGTCAGACAGGAGTATCATAGATGCTGCGAGCGGGGAAGCACTGGCAAATAAAATCCCGAGAGAAGCATGGCTGTTCATTGAGTCGATGGCAAAGAATTCTCAACAGTTTGGCTTCCGTGAGAGTAACCCTACCCGTAGGGTCAATGAAGTAGAGACGTCGTCCATTCAGCAGCAGATATCGGAGCTGACATCTTTCGTTCGACAATTAGCTGTGGGAAACATGCATCAAGCAAAGGCTTGTGGAATTTGCATAAATGTGGGCCACCCCACTGACTCGTGCCCTTTGTTGCAAGAGGATGGGGCTGAACAAGTGAACATGGCTGGAGGCGTGCCGGTGCCTCGAAGACCGTACGACCCATACTCCAGCACATACAATCCAGGTTGGCGAGACCACCCCAATTTTAGTTATGGTAACAAGCCacataattcattttttaattgtccaCCAGGATTCCAACAACCGTGGCAACCAAAGGCTCAACCCTCGTCCTCTAGCTCAGGAAATTCTTTGGAGGAAATTGTCAAGAGTTTGGCAACAACCACCACTCAGCTCCAGCAAGAGACTAGGACCTTAGTCACGACCACTGCTCAACTCTAG